The Nocardioides humi genome includes a region encoding these proteins:
- the def gene encoding peptide deformylase: MSSVEGGERVAGWSEAELGVEGRVLDVVRAPAGVLSTRGADVDPASPEIVQLAADLVATMRVSPGCVGLAANQVGVGVRVFCVDVTEHPKSRTKHGTFVLCNAEIVESSRNEKAREGCMSVPDLTGDVKRASRLTVRGRLPGTGEEVTFATDAFEARALQHEIDHTDGLLFLDRVAGAHAIYPRQTYL; this comes from the coding sequence GTGAGCTCGGTCGAGGGCGGCGAGCGGGTCGCCGGCTGGTCCGAGGCCGAGCTCGGGGTCGAGGGCAGGGTCCTCGACGTCGTCCGGGCCCCGGCGGGGGTGCTCTCCACCCGCGGCGCCGACGTCGACCCGGCCTCGCCCGAGATCGTGCAGCTCGCCGCCGACCTGGTCGCGACGATGCGGGTCAGCCCGGGCTGTGTGGGCCTCGCCGCCAACCAGGTCGGCGTCGGCGTCCGGGTCTTCTGCGTCGACGTCACCGAGCACCCGAAGTCCCGCACGAAGCACGGCACCTTCGTGCTCTGCAACGCCGAGATCGTCGAGTCCAGCCGCAACGAGAAGGCGCGCGAGGGCTGCATGAGCGTCCCCGACCTCACCGGCGACGTGAAGCGCGCCTCCCGGCTCACCGTCCGCGGCCGGCTCCCCGGCACCGGTGAGGAGGTCACCTTCGCCACCGACGCCTTCGAGGCCCGCGCCCTGCAGCACGAGATCGACCACACCGACGGCCTCCTGTTCCTCGACCGGGTCGCCGGCGCCCACGCGATCTATCCTCGCCAGACCTATCTGTAG
- a CDS encoding MFS transporter codes for MITDPRRRRAILWAVGVALMAVVASVSGLNVAQPQLAETLDASQGTVLWIINTYTLTLAALLLPLGAAGDRWGRRPVLLTGLSVFGAANVTAALAPTAEIMLGTRLLGGVGAAMIMPVTLSVITASFPEAERSKAIGTWTAVAGGGGIMGMYLSALLVDVASWRWLFALPVVLTAVSAAIGLRAIPDSREHALGRFDLLGALASVVAVVGLTYALHEAPGHGWTAPVIVTTLVVAAVATIGFVAWELRQPNPLLDVRHFRTRGLSSASTLLLVLFGVQGGVALMLYPFFQVVLGWSGLRSTLALMPMALLMMLASGLAPRLAARVGVRAAMTVGLGVATIGLALMAGLVSADVGYLSVLPGLIAMGLGAGLTMTPATEAITSSLPREQQGVASALNDLTRELGAALGIAMLGGLLTAGYQSAIGSRLDGVPAALADVASEGVANADAVSHTAGDYAHQITTAAHQSFIIGWQDAMWAGVVIMTALVLLVATRGPRPTAIPDLADSQQPSGARGAEV; via the coding sequence GTGATCACCGACCCCCGGCGACGCCGGGCGATCTTGTGGGCGGTCGGTGTCGCGCTGATGGCCGTCGTCGCCTCGGTCTCCGGACTCAACGTGGCGCAGCCACAGCTGGCCGAGACGCTCGACGCCTCCCAGGGAACGGTGCTGTGGATCATCAACACCTACACCCTCACCCTGGCCGCGCTGCTGCTGCCGCTCGGTGCGGCCGGCGACAGGTGGGGCCGCAGGCCGGTCCTGCTCACCGGGCTGAGCGTGTTCGGGGCGGCCAACGTCACTGCCGCTCTCGCGCCGACCGCAGAGATCATGCTGGGCACCCGGCTGCTCGGCGGTGTCGGCGCGGCGATGATCATGCCGGTCACCCTCTCGGTGATCACCGCGTCGTTCCCCGAGGCGGAGCGGTCCAAGGCGATCGGCACGTGGACCGCGGTCGCCGGCGGCGGCGGGATCATGGGGATGTACCTGTCGGCGCTGCTGGTCGACGTCGCCTCGTGGCGGTGGCTCTTCGCGCTACCGGTGGTCCTCACGGCCGTATCGGCCGCCATCGGCCTGCGCGCCATCCCCGACTCCCGCGAACACGCCCTGGGACGGTTCGACCTGCTCGGCGCCCTCGCCTCCGTCGTCGCCGTCGTCGGACTCACCTACGCCCTGCACGAGGCACCCGGACACGGCTGGACAGCCCCGGTCATCGTGACGACGCTCGTCGTGGCCGCCGTCGCGACCATCGGCTTCGTCGCCTGGGAGCTGCGACAGCCGAATCCCCTGCTGGACGTGCGCCACTTCCGCACCCGCGGGCTCTCCTCCGCCTCCACCCTGCTGCTCGTCCTCTTCGGCGTCCAAGGCGGAGTGGCACTCATGCTCTACCCGTTCTTCCAGGTCGTGCTCGGCTGGAGCGGGCTGCGCTCGACCCTCGCCCTGATGCCCATGGCGTTGCTGATGATGCTCGCCTCCGGGCTGGCTCCCAGGCTCGCGGCCCGCGTCGGCGTACGCGCGGCGATGACCGTCGGTCTTGGCGTCGCCACCATCGGCCTGGCACTCATGGCCGGACTCGTCTCCGCCGATGTCGGCTACCTCAGCGTCCTGCCCGGCCTGATCGCGATGGGCCTGGGAGCCGGGCTGACCATGACACCGGCGACCGAGGCGATCACCTCCTCGCTGCCCCGCGAGCAGCAAGGCGTCGCCTCAGCCCTCAACGACCTGACTCGCGAGCTCGGCGCCGCGCTCGGCATCGCCATGCTCGGCGGACTCCTCACCGCCGGCTACCAGAGCGCCATCGGCAGCCGCCTCGACGGCGTCCCCGCCGCCCTCGCCGATGTCGCCAGCGAGGGAGTCGCCAACGCCGACGCCGTCAGCCACACCGCAGGTGACTACGCCCATCAGATCACCACCGCCGCCCACCAGTCCTTCATCATCGGCTGGCAGGACGCCATGTGGGCCGGCGTCGTCATCATGACCGCACTGGTCCTTCTGGTCGCCACCCGAGGTCCCCGGCCCACCGCGATCCCGGACCTCGCAGACAGTCAGCAGCCTTCCGGCGCTCGCGGCGCAGAGGTCTGA
- a CDS encoding CHAT domain-containing protein, whose product MSTAKSVTAPAGAQIDELIAEAEGWLARDPARCRELVEHAESALNGQRDVVRVAWISMIRGDLAVACGELGDAATAYRNARRNWLAAGRRLDAARAAAGTTAVQLLVGEFEAAEAALLRLQAELGLDHDEDPRIARLGALVQRQLADARAGQGDVSAALRQYDAAENLFAALGDAESIAHVQLRRGLAALDGGLTHNALLELNRARTTYQASGRVAPAATATSLVAEAFSATGQVARALDVLDCLTSELPGTQWHAAYHALVRSGALLRAGFAAEAHAEACAAEEVFVQIGAMEHSARAALASARASLAWGKRRAAAAELEVAERIFGDCGSRLMRVRTWLLQAEVAWALGDAEACRVACDRVLAAETGDTPPYVGVQARLAAARVAEPDAAATLLEDAATLASRSGIPELRVDVLLARARHERRTGHAAQAVDTLRSALSVGRGWEHRLGQRGPVVCPSLTEATEELILLLLQRGDHAGRLEALRRTRAAKRAKVDLPVRRPRDAMPDLATDPVTDPAADPTAPTGRLRLERLLSDALTPVTLTADDGDETLPAVPYGSLVEYYVAGDDVVVYVVRDGHVDARILSGAADGSRRLVSAWQQECMLMAPGGRDHAGFTFSAALEGLFELLLAPVVDLLADLDDELQVVGHRHLHTVPFDALLDEVGPWYANLDRPVPLPDRTPAGAADTELAALVLAVPDENAPSIAAEAEMISGALPTAKVLVGGEATRDVLVNCARGADIVHLACHGVFRQDDPMSSGLRLADGWLQARDIAGSGALDGAVVVLSACSSGLSADYTTEPVGLASACLAAGARGVVAALWAVDDEVTLELMTHFYQALAAGVEPPAALRRARRQVARRYPHPYYWGRSGTPAAPTHPGSDGFAWINRCAPCTSCTWSLDPRPLAPRRRRTRRPSAPPVTPTARPRPCSPWPARRVRRPSGSSSRRARPPSAPARSWRTGPPPSGPRWTRSRPTWPSPPTTTPTSSGPRPCGRRWRRRRRPPACTSPRRPSAPSATPRRSGPRRGPSSGARTSSARRSPRRSGT is encoded by the coding sequence ATGAGCACCGCGAAGTCCGTCACGGCCCCCGCCGGGGCGCAGATCGACGAGCTGATCGCCGAGGCGGAGGGCTGGCTCGCTCGCGACCCCGCCCGCTGCCGGGAGCTGGTCGAGCACGCCGAGTCCGCGCTCAACGGTCAGCGCGACGTCGTCCGGGTGGCCTGGATCAGCATGATCCGCGGCGACCTCGCCGTCGCCTGCGGCGAGCTCGGGGACGCTGCCACCGCCTACCGCAACGCGCGGCGCAACTGGCTCGCCGCCGGCCGCCGGCTCGACGCCGCCCGCGCCGCCGCCGGCACGACCGCGGTGCAGCTGCTCGTGGGCGAGTTCGAGGCCGCCGAGGCGGCCCTGCTGCGCCTGCAGGCCGAGCTGGGCCTCGACCACGACGAGGACCCCCGCATCGCCCGGCTCGGCGCGCTCGTGCAGCGACAGCTCGCGGACGCCCGCGCCGGCCAGGGCGACGTGTCCGCCGCGCTGCGGCAGTACGACGCGGCCGAGAACCTGTTCGCGGCGCTGGGCGACGCCGAGAGCATCGCCCACGTCCAGCTCCGGCGCGGCCTGGCCGCCCTCGACGGGGGACTGACGCACAACGCGCTGCTCGAGCTGAACCGGGCCCGGACGACCTACCAGGCCTCCGGCCGGGTCGCCCCCGCGGCGACGGCGACGTCGCTCGTCGCGGAGGCGTTCTCCGCCACGGGGCAGGTCGCCCGCGCGCTCGACGTGCTCGACTGCCTGACCTCCGAGCTGCCGGGCACCCAGTGGCACGCGGCGTACCACGCCCTGGTCCGGTCGGGGGCGCTGCTGCGCGCCGGCTTCGCGGCCGAGGCGCACGCCGAGGCGTGCGCGGCCGAGGAGGTCTTCGTCCAGATCGGCGCCATGGAGCACTCCGCCCGGGCCGCCCTGGCCAGCGCCCGCGCCTCTCTCGCCTGGGGGAAGCGGCGGGCGGCCGCGGCCGAGCTCGAGGTCGCCGAGCGGATCTTCGGCGACTGCGGCAGCCGGCTGATGCGGGTGCGCACCTGGCTCCTGCAGGCCGAGGTGGCCTGGGCGCTCGGCGACGCCGAGGCCTGCCGCGTGGCCTGCGACCGCGTCCTCGCCGCCGAGACCGGCGACACCCCGCCGTACGTCGGCGTCCAGGCCCGCCTGGCGGCGGCCCGGGTCGCGGAGCCCGACGCCGCGGCGACGCTGCTGGAGGACGCCGCCACGCTCGCCTCCCGCAGCGGCATCCCCGAGCTGCGGGTCGACGTGCTGCTCGCGCGGGCGCGCCACGAGCGCCGTACCGGACACGCAGCGCAGGCCGTCGACACCCTGCGCAGCGCGCTGAGCGTCGGCCGGGGCTGGGAGCACCGGCTGGGCCAGCGTGGACCGGTCGTCTGTCCCTCTCTCACCGAGGCCACCGAGGAGCTGATCCTGCTGCTCCTCCAGCGCGGTGACCACGCGGGCCGGCTGGAGGCGCTGCGCCGCACGCGCGCCGCCAAGCGGGCGAAGGTGGACCTGCCGGTCCGGCGGCCGCGGGACGCGATGCCCGACCTGGCGACCGACCCGGTGACCGACCCGGCGGCCGACCCGACCGCCCCCACGGGGCGCCTGCGCCTGGAGCGGCTGCTGTCCGACGCCCTCACGCCGGTCACCCTGACGGCCGACGACGGCGACGAGACCCTGCCCGCCGTCCCCTACGGCTCGCTCGTCGAGTACTACGTGGCGGGCGACGACGTCGTCGTGTACGTCGTCCGCGACGGCCACGTCGACGCGCGGATCCTCTCGGGGGCCGCCGACGGCAGCCGGCGCCTGGTCAGCGCGTGGCAGCAGGAGTGCATGCTGATGGCCCCGGGTGGCCGCGACCACGCCGGGTTCACGTTCTCGGCCGCGCTGGAGGGCCTCTTCGAGCTGCTCCTCGCGCCGGTGGTGGACCTGCTGGCCGACCTCGACGACGAGCTCCAGGTGGTGGGCCACCGGCACCTGCACACCGTGCCGTTCGACGCCCTCCTCGACGAGGTGGGCCCGTGGTACGCCAACCTCGACCGGCCGGTCCCGCTGCCCGATCGCACGCCCGCGGGCGCCGCGGACACCGAGCTGGCGGCGCTCGTGCTCGCCGTACCGGACGAGAACGCGCCCTCCATCGCCGCGGAGGCCGAGATGATCTCCGGCGCGCTTCCCACGGCGAAGGTCCTCGTCGGCGGCGAGGCCACCCGGGACGTGCTCGTGAACTGCGCGCGCGGCGCCGACATCGTGCACCTCGCCTGCCACGGCGTGTTCCGCCAGGACGACCCGATGTCGTCCGGGCTCCGGCTCGCCGACGGCTGGCTGCAGGCGCGCGACATCGCCGGGTCGGGTGCGCTGGACGGGGCGGTCGTGGTGCTGAGCGCCTGCAGCTCGGGCCTCTCGGCCGACTACACCACCGAGCCCGTCGGGCTGGCGTCGGCGTGCCTGGCCGCCGGTGCGCGGGGCGTGGTCGCGGCGCTGTGGGCCGTGGACGACGAAGTGACGCTGGAGCTGATGACGCACTTCTACCAGGCCCTCGCGGCCGGGGTGGAGCCGCCCGCGGCCCTGCGCCGGGCGCGGCGGCAGGTGGCCCGGCGCTACCCGCACCCCTACTACTGGGGGCGTTCCGGTACGCCGGCCGCACCGACGCACCCCGGTAGCGATGGATTCGCATGGATCAATCGGTGCGCGCCGTGCACTAGTTGCACATGGTCACTCGATCCACGTCCCCTGGCGCCGAGGCGGAGGCGCACGCGGCGACCCTCCGCGCCACCCGTGACGCCCACCGCGAGGCCCAGGCCATGCTCGCCGTGGCCAGCCAGGCGAGTGAGGAGGCCGAGCGGGTCGTCCTCGAGGCGCGCGAGGCCGCCGAGCGCGCCCGCCAGGAGCTGGCGGACTGGGCCGCCGCCCAGCGGGCCCAGGTGGACTCGCTCGCGGCCGACCTGGCCGAGTCCGCCCACCACGACGCCGACGTCATCCGGGCCGAGGCCCTGCGGACGTCGATGGCGGAGGCGGAGGAGACCGCCCGCCTGTACGTCGCCGAGGCGGCCGTCGGCGCCCAGCGCGACGCCGAGGAGATCAGGGCCGCGGCGCGGGCCGTCCTCCGGCGCGCGAACGAGCTCGGCGAGGAGGTCACCGAGGCGATCTGGGACCTGA
- a CDS encoding RNA polymerase sigma factor, translating to MVTDADLLRRCRHRDAEAWNELVSRYERLVYTVALRNGLGAEDAADVTQSTFVALVDALDRLRDDEKIASWLMTVARRQAWRTRNLSRRTTSLDAAPEGTTEPFADWATTTALHDALSTLGGTCRELLLALYFEPDSPSYAEIARRFGRSIGGIGPLRGRCLDKLRVVLGEEAR from the coding sequence GTGGTCACCGATGCCGACCTCCTGCGCCGCTGCCGCCACCGCGACGCGGAGGCGTGGAACGAGCTGGTCAGCCGCTACGAGCGGCTGGTCTACACCGTGGCGCTGCGCAACGGTCTCGGCGCCGAGGACGCCGCGGACGTCACGCAGAGCACCTTCGTCGCCCTGGTCGACGCCCTGGACCGGCTGCGCGACGACGAGAAGATCGCCTCGTGGCTGATGACCGTGGCGCGCCGGCAGGCCTGGCGCACCCGCAACCTCAGCCGCCGTACGACCTCGCTCGACGCGGCGCCCGAGGGCACCACCGAGCCGTTCGCCGACTGGGCGACGACCACCGCGCTCCATGACGCGCTCTCCACCCTCGGCGGGACCTGCCGGGAGCTCCTGCTCGCGCTCTACTTCGAGCCGGACTCCCCGAGCTACGCCGAGATCGCTCGCCGCTTCGGACGCTCCATCGGCGGCATCGGCCCCCTGCGCGGCCGGTGCCTCGACAAGCTGCGCGTCGTCCTGGGCGAGGAGGCACGATGA
- a CDS encoding glycine cleavage system protein R gives MSTDLYAVTVLGHDRPGIIAATTAGLAQLGLNIEDSTMTLLRGHFAMMLLCRGAADPSAIEGALAPLTADGDLDVAVRPVTDEPTPAAGGSAWVLTVHGGDRSGIVSEVVGQVAAAGGNITDLTTRLAGDLYLLVAELDLPVGADVAAVEGAIRAAAERVGVTATLRAAEADEL, from the coding sequence GTGAGCACCGACCTGTACGCCGTCACCGTCCTCGGCCACGACCGCCCCGGCATCATCGCCGCCACCACCGCGGGCCTCGCGCAGCTCGGGCTCAACATCGAGGACTCGACGATGACCCTGCTGCGCGGGCACTTCGCGATGATGCTGCTCTGCCGCGGCGCCGCCGACCCGAGCGCGATCGAGGGAGCGCTGGCCCCGCTGACGGCCGACGGCGACCTCGACGTCGCGGTCCGCCCGGTCACCGACGAGCCCACGCCCGCCGCCGGCGGCAGCGCGTGGGTGCTGACCGTCCACGGCGGCGACCGCTCCGGGATCGTCTCCGAGGTGGTCGGGCAGGTGGCCGCCGCGGGCGGCAACATCACCGACCTCACCACCCGCCTCGCCGGCGACCTCTACCTGCTCGTCGCCGAGCTCGACCTGCCGGTCGGCGCCGACGTCGCCGCGGTCGAGGGCGCCATCCGCGCCGCGGCCGAACGGGTGGGCGTCACCGCGACGCTGCGCGCGGCCGAGGCCGACGAGCTGTGA